A single genomic interval of Zobellia nedashkovskayae harbors:
- a CDS encoding T9SS type B sorting domain-containing protein yields MKAKSTYKKLVLSIVFTILGLAVSNAQYLLRAPDDTAEETRTNFRWYEAQDTSTILSTDPFLEVNDQGIYFATYDGTLCGKNATSYFIVTNCNSPYNEVTLDISDNTDNLSAGATVSWNPPLPGDQSAPMVIATQDVERYIATITKAGNNKNLPSFTVVCIDESAILVDDFVTVDEDDSVVVDIFNNDSELPTEGNLTTTDPANGSVNIDNNGTPNDPTDDIVTYIPDPDYNGPDTFNYTICNVFGDCSTATVTVDVLPILDTIDDSVATAEDTPIVLDILANDNDIPSVGTLTTTDPSNGTLALDDGGTPNDPSDDLVTYTPNENFDGTDSFTYTVCDTAGNCDTATVTILVTDEVDLDMDDDGILDSFEDLNLDADNDPATNPTDTDNDGVPDYLDIDSDDDGIPDNVEAQTTIDYVAPSGVDLNGNGVDDAYENNGLLGIIPEDTDGDDLPDYVDEDSDNDNIPDRIEAHDHNRDGIPDVVLIGSDKDRDGLDDGYEGETTIDLDVNDEINDPYNDLPNTDGDGESDYRDTDDDDDGIQSKDEDINIDGNYANDDSDGNGIPEYLEPNAEEDPIEVFNVVTPNNDGAHDVLTIKGLEKYPDNSIKIYNRWGVLVYTTQAYNTEGNVFDGTSQGRVTVDADRKLPVGTYFYILDYKDAKGEQQSLSGYIYINR; encoded by the coding sequence TTGAAAGCAAAGTCTACATATAAAAAGCTTGTCCTCAGTATAGTATTTACTATACTGGGACTTGCAGTATCTAACGCTCAGTATTTATTAAGGGCTCCGGATGATACAGCAGAAGAGACCAGAACCAATTTTCGTTGGTATGAGGCACAGGATACAAGTACGATTTTAAGTACGGACCCCTTCTTAGAGGTGAATGATCAAGGAATTTATTTTGCAACCTATGATGGTACTTTATGTGGTAAGAATGCAACCAGCTATTTTATAGTTACCAATTGTAATTCGCCATATAATGAGGTTACTTTAGATATTAGCGATAATACAGATAACCTTTCTGCGGGAGCGACCGTTAGTTGGAATCCTCCTTTGCCAGGTGATCAAAGTGCACCAATGGTAATTGCAACACAAGATGTGGAGCGCTATATAGCGACTATTACCAAAGCAGGAAATAATAAAAATTTACCCAGTTTTACCGTGGTCTGTATTGATGAGTCTGCTATTCTTGTTGATGATTTTGTTACAGTTGATGAAGACGATTCCGTTGTGGTCGATATTTTTAATAATGATAGTGAACTGCCTACCGAGGGTAATCTTACGACTACCGATCCGGCCAATGGTTCGGTAAATATTGATAATAACGGAACACCTAACGACCCTACCGACGATATTGTAACCTATATTCCTGACCCAGATTATAACGGTCCGGATACGTTCAATTATACCATCTGTAATGTTTTTGGAGATTGTAGTACGGCTACCGTTACAGTAGATGTGCTTCCTATCTTGGATACTATAGATGATAGCGTTGCAACTGCAGAAGACACGCCAATTGTATTGGATATTCTTGCAAATGATAATGATATTCCATCTGTAGGAACCTTAACAACAACTGACCCATCTAATGGAACATTGGCATTAGATGATGGAGGAACACCTAATGACCCGTCTGATGATTTGGTAACCTATACACCTAACGAAAATTTTGATGGTACGGATTCATTCACCTATACCGTTTGTGATACCGCAGGTAATTGTGATACCGCTACAGTTACTATTTTGGTGACTGATGAGGTTGATCTTGATATGGATGATGATGGAATCTTAGATAGTTTTGAGGACTTGAATTTAGATGCCGATAACGACCCAGCAACCAATCCTACGGATACAGATAATGATGGTGTGCCAGATTACCTAGATATAGATAGTGATGATGATGGTATTCCTGATAACGTAGAAGCCCAGACAACTATTGATTATGTAGCTCCGAGCGGTGTAGATTTAAATGGTAATGGTGTAGATGATGCGTATGAAAATAATGGATTATTGGGCATTATTCCAGAAGACACAGATGGCGATGATTTACCGGATTATGTAGATGAGGATAGTGACAATGATAACATTCCAGATAGAATAGAAGCACATGATCACAACAGAGATGGTATTCCTGACGTTGTATTAATTGGTTCTGATAAAGATCGTGATGGTCTTGATGATGGCTATGAAGGAGAAACTACGATTGATCTTGATGTCAACGATGAAATAAATGACCCTTATAATGATTTACCGAACACAGATGGTGACGGAGAATCTGATTATAGAGATACAGATGATGATGATGACGGCATCCAGAGTAAGGATGAGGATATAAATATTGATGGTAATTACGCCAATGATGATTCAGATGGTAACGGAATACCTGAATATCTAGAGCCAAATGCAGAAGAAGATCCTATTGAAGTATTTAACGTGGTTACGCCTAATAATGATGGAGCGCATGATGTGCTTACGATTAAAGGCTTAGAGAAATACCCAGATAATTCAATTAAGATCTATAATAGATGGGGTGTTTTGGTCTACACTACACAGGCCTATAATACCGAAGGAAATGTATTTGACGGAACCTCTCAAGGAAGAGTAACCGTTGATGCAGATAGAAAACTACCGGTAGGTACGTACTTCTATATTTTAGATTACAAAGATGCTAAGGGTGAACAACAATCACTTTCAGGATACATATATATTAACAGATAG
- a CDS encoding PorP/SprF family type IX secretion system membrane protein: MLALLFMATTQNAIAQQDSQYTQYMYNTVSVNPAYAGSRGHISTALLHRSQWVGLDGAPTTQTFNIHSPIGYRGVGLGASIVNDKIGPTSETYIDIDFSYTVYTSSEGRLSFGLKGSAHLLDVRFSELNQFTTDNSLQNDIENKFSPNFGAGVYYHTKKFYAGLSVPRILQTLHFQEGSDPTTAQEQMNFYLITGYVWDLNDNTKFKPTLLTKLVTGAPLQVDISANFMFSEKFILGAAYRWDAAVSGMVGFNISNKFLIGLAYDREVTELGKAVFNSGSFEAILRYDFISTKGNLKSPRFF; the protein is encoded by the coding sequence ATGCTTGCCCTATTATTTATGGCAACAACTCAAAACGCCATAGCTCAACAAGATTCCCAGTATACGCAGTATATGTACAATACTGTAAGTGTAAATCCCGCTTACGCAGGTTCAAGAGGACATATAAGTACGGCCCTTTTGCACCGTTCGCAATGGGTAGGTCTTGATGGAGCACCTACAACGCAGACGTTTAATATACATTCGCCTATAGGATATAGAGGTGTAGGTTTGGGTGCATCTATTGTAAATGATAAAATTGGACCTACTTCTGAAACCTACATAGATATAGATTTCTCCTATACCGTTTATACTTCTTCTGAAGGTAGACTAAGCTTTGGATTAAAGGGTAGTGCGCATTTACTAGATGTTCGTTTTTCAGAACTGAATCAATTTACTACGGATAACAGCTTACAGAATGATATAGAAAATAAGTTTTCACCCAATTTTGGTGCAGGGGTCTATTATCATACTAAAAAGTTTTACGCAGGTCTTTCTGTACCTCGAATTTTACAGACCCTTCATTTTCAAGAAGGCTCTGACCCAACTACTGCACAAGAACAAATGAATTTTTACCTTATTACAGGATATGTTTGGGATTTGAATGATAACACAAAATTTAAACCCACCTTGTTGACCAAATTGGTTACAGGTGCACCCTTGCAAGTAGACATTTCTGCTAACTTTATGTTCAGTGAAAAATTTATTCTTGGGGCAGCTTACCGTTGGGATGCGGCAGTCAGCGGCATGGTAGGTTTCAATATTTCTAACAAATTCTTAATTGGTCTTGCTTACGATCGTGAAGTTACCGAACTGGGTAAAGCGGTCTTTAATTCAGGTTCTTTTGAGGCTATTTTACGATATGATTTCATCAGCACAAAAGGTAACTTAAAATCACCTCGTTTCTTTTAA